The following proteins come from a genomic window of Rutidosis leptorrhynchoides isolate AG116_Rl617_1_P2 chromosome 10, CSIRO_AGI_Rlap_v1, whole genome shotgun sequence:
- the LOC139872776 gene encoding protein-tyrosine-phosphatase IBR5-like, producing MRKRERENPCGICGHYHKYEEGEVCGICGHRLPVGVEKSLIQVSAFPSEILPDFLFLGSYDNASRSELLKTLGVSRILNTVPACQNLYKNSFTYHCLPDSPTLAFDDAVEYLEQCEKDKARVLVHCMSGKNRSPAVVMAYLMKSRKWTLDQSYQWVKERRLPVDLNPGVMQQLQEYAQKVQATVDPGCGAPPPISGGVAPFSFGFMKPTTVAPAFNNTATPSIFTRADIPPPTEFTFGAAVPTQNAPQNIVSSGPSAVSPSATDVSMDGS from the exons atgagaaaaagagaaagagaaaacCCATGTGGAATCTGTGGGCACTATCATAAATATGAAGAAGGTGAAGTTTGTGGTATTTGTGGTCACCGGTTACCGGTCGGAGTTGAAAAATCTTTGATTCAAGTTAGTGCTTTTCCGTCTGAAATCTTGCCGGATTTTCTTTTTCTCGGCAGCTACGACAACGCTTCCCGGTCGGAGCTCCTTAAAACACTTGGTGTTTCTCGTATTCTTAAT ACCGTACCGGCGTGTCAGAATCTTTACAAGAACTCATTTACTTATCATTGTCTTCCTGATAGTCCAACTTTAGCATTCGATGATGCGGTTGAGTATTTAG AGCAATGTGAAAAGGATAAAGCTCGAGTTCTTGTTCACTGCATGTCAGGGAAAAACAG GTCTCCAGCTGTTGTGATGGCGTATTTGATGAAGAGCCGAAAATGGACTCTTGATCAGAGTTATCAGTGGGTCAAAGAACGCAGATTGCCCGTTGACTTAAATCCAG GTGTTATGCAGCAACTTCAAGAGTACGCACAGAAAGTTCAGGCAACTGTGGACCCCGGTTGCGGTGCTCCGCCGCCGATCTCAGGCGGTGTAGCACCCTTTAGTTTTGGATTCATGAAGCCAACTACCGTTGCTCCAGCTTTTAACAACACTGCAACCCCATCGATATTTACTCGTGCAGACATACCACCACCAACCGAGTTCACTTTTGGAGCTGCTGTCCCGACACAAAACGCGCCACAAAATATAGTGTCCTCTGGTCCAAGCGCGGTGAGTCCAAGTGCTACTGATGTATCGATGGATGGATCGTAA